A single genomic interval of Mycolicibacterium sp. MU0053 harbors:
- a CDS encoding beta strand repeat-containing protein, which produces MGYANYVGRVGALAVALGIGTAIGGPPGVAWAEPDSGSGGTSQSSGSESSEGAGGGAGSDESGPAAGSAGSSDPKKNKLQVTIRERAESIAKDLEKRNQGLEKRAASIERRVNSFEEKARQLAERLQPRLRVSGGSGASGGVSGIGTDDTDPVAPVVGPVEPVDPSLPAESGPGTGGNSGGTAGDSGDAAGELGESTSAPATSGGGGGDADGRLSRSSLAQSFTVSGENALAASVAGLDGADVGLGAAPEAAAVPALVVEQSVEPVEALLPVPAVSEPGVVGGSVVLSGLLGAFGYTSSAAGGEVPAGPNPSLALLWAAYRRLEVTQASPGAQSLGGEVATFGTGQSGPVSALATPGGSLFSFTVGPLGLFGNGTAANPNGGLLIGNGYSWTADTCNAGAACQGGNGGLLGNGGAGFNGGNGGAAGWIGNGGNGGVGVTGLAAGAGGNGGTGGLLIGNGGAGGAGAAGVSGLDGGVGGAGGNVGRLSVLGNGGAGGAGGNGGAGTAGTLTSVATVGGVGGAGGAGGSGSLLFGRGGDGGKGGNGGAGGAGYNGLTGTAGGGDGENGGDAAAGGAGGAGGAAGQGRFLFLFERSGTDGDGGNGGRGGRGGNAGNGGVGTDGDAVNPDGGRGGDGGERGVAGAGGAAGVAGGSTGVDGNVGAVGAAATGGNGGRGGNGWDSDDVNIAGGNGGDGGNAGSQGNGGVGGQGGAGAAGVDGENGVAAGESGEDGSIGGAAGSGGNGGSGGSVSGNGGAGGKGGTGGVGGSGGDGSTAPGADFAGSGGDGGVGGAGGEGGLGGTALGVGADGLDGAFGDGGAGGSGGLGGSVGDGATGGAGGAGGAGGVGTAAGPGLGGGGGGGGGGATVQELNGGEITDSTAQGGAGGVGGAGSVTESGGSGGTGGTATVIADGTDSTVTDSHAIGGAGVTGDPNGGKGGDGATALVQASGGAAIEGSTATAGNSSNTAVGGSAVIEADGADSSVTDSAATGGNAGHGSNGGTGGAGGAAFVQADGINSAASGSASGGAGGAGSDGGKGGAGGSGSVYAFAHGSAEGSAAGGAGGSGVGVGSQGGAGGTAWVQAGYNGVNGGTASGSASGGIGGDASNGGTGGMGGNALVMAAGAAGVATNNIAVGGDGGAATASGAIGGAGGFSNIAAQDGEITGSTATSGHGGAGHGGHGGKGGDGWIQVSNAGNPIGTSVTDSSVAGGAGGDGGADGTGGASGGDGGTGGSSVVFVAAGQQLTGVNGAGGVGGDGGAGGTYVDAVATGNGGAGGAGGHDEGFGGTAGAGGNGGDGGVGALGGAGGAGGNALGTGGQGGAGGDGGAGGTYVDATHTGSGGAGGAGGAGRVRVNNGTADGTATGGAGGAGGDGDVDGNSGGSGGTGGDALIRATVIGSEASGTATGGAGGAGGTLGATGGAGGAATIEAYNVVATNTTASGTAIGGAGGAGSTGGTGGAGGSAFITTSGTNSAASGSASGGAGGAGSDGGKGGAGGSGSVYAFAHGSAEGSAAGGAGGSGVGVGSQGGAGGTAWVQAGYNGVNGGTASGSASGGIGGDASNGGTGGMGGNALVMAAGAAGVATNNIAVGGDGGAATASGAIGGAGGFSNIAAQDGEITGSTATSGHGGAGHGGHGGKGGDGWIQVPEPNAPAGTVISNATAAGGDGGDGGVSDGANVGGDGAAGGIAGVYGFSGGEVSGSSATGGAGGAGGAGSAAGPGGHGGTGGNGAVTAIEGVITDGHVTGGDGTAGGPNGVDGNPGADNSLYVLSAGSVTDTVVTSGQNTENFTGGAVTVTVGAGGVISGSTVTGGNASDTAAGGAASMSATGAGSTITNSSVTGGDAGVGSTGGSGGTGGAATIEVTNGGTVDGAEAVGGEGGDGINGGVGGNGGLAMITVDDGTLTNVVATANRGGDADGADSTGGRGGGAVVEVLSGATVENSTSTGGVGGDATAGGTGGNGERGYLWAMNDGTVTAGHSFGGDGGYAEGEGAVGGNATLSYISVGRTFGGFTGGTASGTVYGGDGGDAIGVNAKGGNGNRAAIQATGDGAEASGTVFGGNGGNAIGDNSIGGNGSTLVSQITALADGATATGTTVTAGNGGDGVDGGTGGAGGYVNVGVNTGSVNGQWTNGTVSGGNGGTGTGAGHTGGDGQSIERFAASNQVRDGETLTGTDGADAP; this is translated from the coding sequence ATGGGCTATGCCAATTATGTGGGCCGGGTTGGTGCGCTGGCGGTTGCGCTGGGTATCGGTACGGCGATTGGCGGCCCGCCGGGAGTTGCTTGGGCGGAACCGGATAGCGGCAGTGGTGGGACTTCGCAGAGTTCGGGCTCGGAGTCCTCGGAGGGCGCTGGTGGAGGTGCGGGATCCGACGAGTCGGGCCCGGCGGCCGGTTCGGCCGGCAGCAGCGATCCGAAAAAGAACAAGCTCCAGGTCACCATCAGGGAGCGGGCGGAGTCGATCGCCAAAGACTTGGAGAAGCGTAATCAGGGCTTGGAGAAGCGTGCTGCAAGTATTGAGAGGCGGGTCAACAGTTTTGAGGAAAAGGCCCGGCAACTCGCCGAGCGGCTGCAGCCGCGGTTGCGGGTTTCCGGTGGCAGCGGTGCAAGCGGCGGTGTAAGCGGCATCGGAACGGATGACACTGACCCGGTGGCGCCGGTTGTCGGCCCAGTGGAACCCGTGGATCCGAGCCTGCCGGCGGAGTCCGGCCCCGGTACCGGTGGTAATTCCGGCGGCACTGCGGGTGATTCCGGCGATGCCGCTGGTGAGTTGGGCGAAAGCACTTCCGCCCCAGCCACTTCCGGTGGCGGTGGCGGCGATGCCGACGGACGGCTGTCGAGGTCGTCGTTGGCGCAGTCGTTCACCGTCTCTGGTGAGAACGCCTTGGCTGCCTCGGTTGCCGGGTTGGACGGAGCTGACGTGGGCCTCGGTGCGGCCCCGGAGGCGGCGGCGGTCCCTGCTTTGGTCGTCGAGCAGTCGGTGGAACCGGTTGAGGCGTTGCTTCCGGTGCCTGCGGTGTCTGAGCCGGGGGTTGTCGGGGGCAGTGTTGTTTTGAGTGGGTTGTTGGGTGCGTTTGGTTATACGTCCTCGGCGGCTGGGGGTGAGGTGCCGGCGGGGCCGAATCCGTCGTTGGCCTTGTTGTGGGCGGCGTATCGGCGGTTGGAGGTCACGCAGGCGAGCCCGGGGGCGCAGTCTCTTGGTGGTGAGGTGGCGACGTTTGGCACGGGTCAGTCGGGTCCGGTGTCGGCGTTGGCGACTCCGGGTGGTTCGTTGTTCTCGTTCACGGTGGGTCCGTTGGGGCTGTTCGGTAATGGGACGGCGGCCAATCCCAATGGTGGTCTGTTGATCGGTAATGGTTATTCCTGGACTGCGGATACCTGCAATGCCGGTGCTGCGTGCCAGGGCGGCAATGGTGGGTTGTTGGGCAATGGTGGCGCTGGCTTCAACGGCGGAAACGGCGGTGCAGCGGGCTGGATCGGTAATGGTGGCAACGGCGGTGTCGGGGTGACCGGACTCGCCGCTGGTGCCGGCGGCAACGGCGGTACGGGTGGGCTGTTGATCGGTAATGGCGGCGCCGGTGGCGCGGGTGCTGCCGGCGTGAGCGGGCTCGACGGTGGTGTCGGAGGTGCGGGCGGCAATGTGGGCCGGTTGTCGGTGTTGGGCAACGGTGGTGCCGGTGGTGCGGGCGGCAACGGGGGCGCCGGTACGGCCGGCACCTTGACGTCGGTGGCTACGGTCGGTGGTGTTGGTGGTGCGGGTGGTGCCGGGGGATCGGGCAGCTTGCTGTTCGGCCGCGGCGGCGACGGCGGCAAGGGTGGCAACGGTGGTGCCGGCGGCGCCGGTTACAACGGGTTGACCGGGACCGCCGGTGGTGGCGACGGTGAAAATGGTGGCGATGCCGCCGCTGGTGGTGCCGGTGGCGCCGGTGGCGCTGCGGGTCAGGGGCGGTTCCTGTTCCTGTTCGAACGCAGTGGCACCGATGGTGACGGCGGGAACGGTGGTCGCGGTGGTCGGGGCGGCAACGCGGGCAACGGCGGGGTGGGCACTGATGGTGATGCCGTCAATCCCGACGGTGGTCGGGGTGGTGATGGTGGTGAGCGCGGTGTGGCCGGTGCCGGTGGTGCTGCTGGTGTAGCCGGTGGTTCGACGGGTGTCGACGGGAATGTCGGTGCCGTGGGTGCAGCCGCCACCGGTGGCAATGGTGGCCGCGGTGGTAACGGCTGGGACAGCGATGATGTGAACATCGCCGGCGGCAACGGTGGCGACGGCGGTAACGCGGGCAGTCAGGGCAACGGTGGTGTCGGTGGCCAGGGCGGTGCCGGTGCGGCGGGGGTCGACGGTGAAAACGGCGTAGCGGCAGGCGAATCCGGCGAGGACGGCTCGATCGGCGGGGCGGCCGGCAGTGGCGGCAACGGCGGTTCGGGTGGTTCGGTCTCCGGTAACGGCGGTGCGGGCGGCAAGGGCGGCACGGGTGGTGTCGGCGGCAGCGGTGGTGACGGCAGCACCGCGCCGGGTGCCGACTTTGCCGGCAGCGGCGGTGACGGTGGTGTCGGCGGCGCCGGCGGTGAAGGTGGTCTCGGCGGTACCGCGCTCGGTGTCGGGGCCGACGGTCTCGATGGCGCCTTCGGTGACGGCGGCGCCGGTGGCAGTGGTGGTCTCGGCGGCAGTGTCGGCGACGGTGCAACCGGTGGTGCCGGTGGTGCCGGGGGCGCCGGCGGTGTGGGTACCGCGGCCGGGCCCGGTCTCGGTGGCGGTGGTGGTGGCGGTGGCGGCGGCGCCACTGTCCAAGAACTCAACGGCGGCGAAATCACCGACAGCACCGCGCAAGGTGGGGCCGGTGGGGTCGGCGGCGCCGGATCCGTCACTGAGTCCGGTGGGAGCGGCGGTACCGGCGGCACGGCCACGGTGATCGCCGACGGCACCGACAGCACCGTGACGGACAGTCATGCCATCGGTGGTGCCGGTGTCACCGGAGATCCCAACGGCGGCAAGGGCGGAGACGGTGCCACGGCATTGGTGCAAGCCAGCGGTGGCGCCGCGATCGAGGGCAGCACCGCGACCGCGGGCAACAGCTCCAACACCGCCGTGGGTGGTTCGGCTGTCATCGAGGCTGACGGTGCGGACAGCAGCGTGACCGACAGTGCGGCCACCGGCGGCAACGCCGGACATGGCAGCAACGGCGGCACCGGCGGCGCAGGCGGTGCCGCGTTCGTCCAGGCCGACGGCATCAACTCTGCGGCCAGTGGTTCGGCGAGTGGTGGTGCTGGTGGGGCTGGTAGCGATGGCGGTAAGGGTGGTGCCGGTGGCAGCGGCTCCGTTTATGCTTTCGCTCACGGTTCTGCTGAGGGTTCTGCTGCTGGTGGTGCCGGCGGTAGTGGTGTCGGTGTGGGCAGCCAGGGTGGTGCCGGTGGCACGGCCTGGGTTCAGGCGGGCTACAACGGTGTCAACGGCGGCACTGCGAGCGGGTCTGCGTCTGGCGGTATCGGTGGTGATGCTTCCAACGGTGGTACCGGCGGCATGGGTGGCAACGCGTTGGTGATGGCGGCCGGGGCGGCCGGGGTGGCCACGAACAACATCGCTGTCGGCGGTGATGGTGGTGCGGCCACGGCAAGTGGTGCCATCGGTGGTGCGGGTGGTTTCAGCAATATCGCCGCCCAGGATGGTGAAATCACTGGCAGCACGGCGACTTCGGGTCACGGTGGTGCCGGTCACGGCGGCCACGGCGGCAAGGGCGGCGACGGCTGGATCCAGGTCAGTAACGCCGGGAACCCGATCGGCACTTCGGTCACTGACAGCTCGGTGGCCGGCGGTGCCGGCGGCGATGGTGGTGCCGACGGAACTGGCGGTGCGAGCGGTGGCGATGGCGGCACGGGTGGTTCCAGCGTTGTCTTCGTAGCTGCTGGTCAGCAGCTCACCGGGGTGAACGGTGCCGGCGGTGTCGGTGGCGATGGTGGTGCCGGCGGCACCTACGTCGACGCGGTCGCGACGGGTAACGGCGGTGCCGGCGGTGCCGGCGGTCACGATGAGGGCTTCGGCGGCACGGCGGGTGCCGGTGGCAACGGCGGGGATGGCGGCGTCGGTGCGCTCGGCGGCGCTGGCGGTGCCGGTGGCAACGCTCTTGGCACGGGCGGCCAGGGCGGTGCCGGCGGTGACGGTGGTGCCGGTGGCACCTACGTTGATGCCACCCACACGGGCAGCGGCGGCGCTGGTGGTGCCGGCGGTGCGGGTCGCGTCCGGGTCAACAACGGCACCGCGGACGGTACGGCCACCGGTGGTGCCGGCGGTGCGGGCGGCGACGGCGATGTCGACGGCAACAGTGGCGGCAGCGGTGGGACCGGCGGCGACGCGCTGATCAGAGCCACTGTCATCGGCAGCGAGGCCAGCGGCACGGCCACCGGTGGGGCCGGTGGTGCCGGCGGAACCCTTGGTGCCACGGGCGGTGCCGGTGGTGCGGCGACGATCGAGGCCTACAACGTGGTCGCCACCAACACGACGGCCAGCGGGACCGCAATCGGCGGTGCCGGTGGCGCCGGCAGCACTGGCGGCACCGGCGGTGCCGGTGGCTCGGCGTTCATCACAACCAGTGGCACCAACTCTGCGGCCAGTGGTTCGGCGAGTGGTGGTGCTGGTGGGGCTGGTAGCGATGGCGGTAAGGGTGGTGCCGGTGGCAGCGGCTCCGTTTATGCTTTCGCTCACGGTTCTGCTGAGGGTTCTGCTGCTGGTGGTGCCGGCGGTAGTGGTGTCGGTGTGGGCAGCCAGGGTGGTGCCGGTGGCACGGCCTGGGTTCAGGCGGGCTACAACGGTGTCAACGGCGGCACTGCGAGCGGGTCTGCGTCTGGCGGTATCGGTGGTGATGCTTCCAACGGTGGTACCGGCGGCATGGGTGGCAACGCGTTGGTGATGGCGGCCGGGGCGGCCGGGGTGGCCACGAACAACATCGCTGTCGGCGGTGATGGTGGTGCGGCCACGGCAAGTGGTGCCATCGGTGGTGCGGGTGGTTTCAGCAATATCGCCGCCCAGGATGGTGAAATCACTGGCAGCACGGCGACTTCGGGTCACGGTGGTGCCGGTCACGGCGGCCACGGCGGCAAGGGCGGCGACGGCTGGATCCAGGTCCCGGAGCCGAACGCCCCCGCGGGCACCGTCATCTCCAACGCGACCGCCGCCGGCGGCGACGGCGGCGACGGCGGGGTGTCTGACGGGGCCAACGTCGGCGGTGACGGTGCTGCCGGCGGAATTGCCGGCGTCTACGGATTCTCCGGCGGCGAGGTGTCGGGCTCCAGCGCGACCGGTGGTGCCGGTGGCGCCGGCGGGGCAGGTTCGGCTGCCGGCCCGGGCGGCCATGGCGGTACCGGCGGCAACGGCGCAGTCACGGCCATCGAAGGGGTCATCACTGATGGTCACGTCACCGGCGGCGACGGCACCGCCGGTGGTCCCAACGGCGTCGACGGCAATCCCGGAGCCGACAACTCGTTGTATGTCCTTAGCGCCGGCAGCGTCACCGACACGGTGGTCACCAGTGGTCAGAACACCGAGAACTTCACCGGTGGTGCGGTGACCGTGACGGTCGGTGCCGGCGGCGTCATCTCCGGCAGCACGGTGACAGGTGGCAACGCCAGCGACACCGCGGCCGGTGGTGCGGCGAGTATGTCGGCGACCGGCGCGGGCAGCACCATCACCAACAGTTCGGTCACCGGTGGCGACGCCGGGGTCGGTAGCACCGGCGGAAGCGGCGGCACCGGTGGTGCGGCCACCATCGAGGTGACCAACGGTGGCACCGTCGATGGAGCCGAGGCCGTCGGCGGTGAAGGTGGCGACGGTATCAACGGAGGCGTCGGCGGTAACGGCGGTCTCGCCATGATCACCGTCGACGACGGCACGCTCACAAACGTCGTGGCAACCGCGAATCGGGGTGGCGACGCGGACGGTGCTGACAGCACTGGCGGTAGGGGCGGCGGCGCTGTTGTGGAAGTCCTCAGCGGCGCCACGGTGGAGAACTCCACCAGCACCGGTGGCGTCGGCGGCGACGCCACAGCCGGGGGCACCGGCGGCAATGGGGAAAGGGGCTACCTCTGGGCTATGAATGACGGCACCGTGACGGCGGGTCATTCCTTCGGTGGTGACGGTGGCTACGCCGAGGGTGAGGGCGCCGTGGGTGGCAATGCCACACTCAGCTACATCTCGGTGGGCCGCACCTTCGGCGGATTCACCGGGGGCACCGCGTCCGGGACGGTGTACGGCGGCGACGGCGGTGACGCGATCGGAGTCAACGCCAAGGGCGGCAACGGGAACCGGGCCGCCATCCAGGCGACCGGCGACGGAGCCGAGGCCAGCGGCACGGTCTTCGGCGGCAACGGCGGCAACGCCATCGGGGACAACAGCATCGGCGGCAACGGCAGCACCCTGGTGAGTCAGATCACCGCGCTGGCCGATGGGGCTACGGCCACCGGTACCACGGTCACCGCTGGTAATGGTGGCGACGGCGTCGACGGCGGTACGGGCGGCGCGGGCGGATACGTCAACGTCGGCGTCAACACCGGATCCGTCAACGGCCAGTGGACCAATGGGACCGTCAGCGGCGGTAACGGCGGCACCGGTACGGGAGCCGGTCATACCGGCGGCGACGGACAATCCATCGAAAGGTTCGCTGCCAGTAATCAGGTGCGGGACGGGGAGACTCTGACCGGTACCGACGGCGCGGACGCACCGTAA
- a CDS encoding SDR family NAD(P)-dependent oxidoreductase has protein sequence MTVLDSFKLDDKVVIVTGASSGLGVSFAQAFAEAGADVVLGARRVEKLADTAALVEKTGRRALSVATDVSDPAQCQALVDAAMEKFGRVDVLINNAGVGTAVPATRETPDEFRNVIDVNLNGSYWMAQACGRVMGPGSSIINISSVLGITTAELPQAAYAASKAGVIGMTRDLAQQWGGRKGIRVNALAPGFFLSEMTDEYKPGYLDSQMPRVVLGRTGDPAELAATAVWLASPAGGYVVGQTIAVDGGITIT, from the coding sequence ATGACTGTTCTCGATTCGTTCAAACTCGACGACAAGGTCGTCATCGTTACCGGCGCCTCGTCGGGGCTCGGAGTGTCGTTCGCCCAGGCGTTCGCCGAGGCCGGCGCCGACGTCGTGCTCGGTGCGCGGCGGGTCGAAAAGCTGGCCGACACCGCGGCTTTGGTCGAGAAGACGGGCCGGCGGGCACTGTCGGTGGCGACCGACGTCAGCGACCCCGCGCAGTGCCAGGCCCTGGTGGACGCCGCGATGGAGAAGTTCGGCCGTGTCGACGTGCTGATCAACAACGCCGGCGTGGGCACCGCGGTGCCCGCCACCCGCGAGACCCCCGACGAGTTCCGCAACGTGATCGACGTCAACCTCAACGGCTCGTATTGGATGGCGCAGGCCTGCGGCCGGGTGATGGGACCCGGTAGCTCGATCATCAACATCTCCAGCGTCCTCGGGATCACCACCGCCGAGCTGCCGCAGGCGGCCTACGCGGCCTCCAAGGCCGGGGTCATCGGTATGACCCGGGACCTGGCCCAGCAATGGGGCGGCCGCAAGGGAATTCGCGTCAACGCCCTGGCTCCGGGATTCTTCCTCTCGGAGATGACCGATGAATACAAGCCGGGCTACCTCGACTCGCAGATGCCCCGCGTGGTGCTGGGCCGCACCGGCGATCCGGCCGAACTGGCCGCCACCGCGGTGTGGCTGGCGTCGCCGGCCGGTGGCTATGTGGTGGGCCAGACGATTGCCGTCGACGGTGGGATCACCATCACCTGA
- a CDS encoding acyl-CoA dehydrogenase family protein, with translation MIDFAISDELAALRDEIRAFVTETIVPYETDPRLTRHGPTEELRTEMVELARAAGLLTFQAPSRFGGREPSHIEQAVLFEAAGWSTLGPVALNCAAPDEGNMFLLSKIANAEQVEKFLVPVIDGRQRSVFAMTEPGGAGSDPNQLNTEAVFDGTDYVINGRKWLITGANGARSWIIMARVAPNEHGADGPTLFLCDGQTPGIEIERVMNTMDRNYVEGHGVVVFNDLRLPASAVLGEVGQALRYAQLRLAPARLTHCMRWLGAASRAQAIAIEHARTRTGFGKPLGEHQGVSFMIADNEIALQQCRLAIWWACWTLDGGAKGRHESSMVKAYVSEELFKVADRCVQILGGMGISDETPVGMIFSDIRAFRLYDGPTEVHKYAIARQVLRDPK, from the coding sequence GTGATCGACTTCGCGATCTCCGACGAGTTGGCGGCCCTGCGGGACGAAATCCGCGCGTTCGTCACCGAGACGATAGTTCCCTACGAGACCGATCCCCGGCTTACCCGGCACGGCCCCACCGAGGAGCTGCGCACCGAGATGGTGGAGCTGGCGCGGGCGGCCGGACTGCTGACCTTCCAGGCGCCCAGCCGATTCGGCGGCCGGGAGCCGTCCCACATCGAGCAGGCGGTGCTGTTCGAGGCGGCCGGCTGGTCGACCCTGGGCCCCGTCGCGCTGAACTGCGCGGCACCCGATGAGGGCAACATGTTCCTGCTGTCGAAGATCGCCAACGCGGAGCAAGTGGAGAAGTTCCTGGTCCCGGTGATCGACGGGCGGCAGCGTTCGGTGTTCGCGATGACCGAGCCCGGCGGCGCCGGCTCGGACCCCAACCAGCTCAACACCGAGGCCGTCTTCGACGGGACCGACTACGTGATCAACGGCCGCAAGTGGCTGATCACCGGCGCCAACGGTGCCCGGAGCTGGATCATCATGGCCCGGGTCGCGCCCAACGAGCACGGTGCCGACGGGCCGACGCTGTTCCTGTGCGACGGCCAGACCCCGGGCATCGAGATCGAACGCGTGATGAACACCATGGACCGCAACTACGTCGAGGGCCACGGCGTCGTCGTGTTCAACGACCTGCGGCTGCCGGCGTCGGCGGTGCTCGGCGAGGTGGGACAGGCGCTGCGCTACGCCCAACTGCGGCTGGCCCCGGCCCGGCTGACGCACTGCATGCGCTGGCTCGGCGCGGCGTCGCGGGCCCAGGCCATCGCGATCGAACACGCCCGCACCCGAACGGGTTTCGGCAAGCCGCTGGGCGAACACCAGGGTGTGAGCTTCATGATCGCCGACAACGAGATCGCCCTGCAGCAATGCCGGCTGGCGATCTGGTGGGCCTGCTGGACACTCGACGGCGGCGCCAAGGGCCGCCACGAAAGCTCCATGGTCAAGGCCTATGTCTCCGAGGAATTGTTCAAGGTCGCCGACCGCTGCGTGCAGATCCTCGGCGGTATGGGTATTTCCGATGAAACCCCGGTCGGGATGATCTTCTCCGACATCCGCGCCTTCCGGCTCTATGACGGACCGACCGAAGTGCACAAGTACGCCATCGCCCGCCAAGTATTGAGGGATCCCAAATGA
- a CDS encoding phosphotransferase family protein gives MTAHGLGEGPLENITEITGGTQNIMLRFERAGRPYVFRRGPQHLRPISNKVILRETKVLAALAGTDVPHPRLIAVCEDTAVLGDAVFYLMEPIDGFNAGAELPELHASDPAIRFQMGLSMADSLAKLGAVDHVAVGLSDYGKPDGFLERQVPRWLSELESYSKIENYPGPDIGDVDGVARWLQERLPKDWQPGIMHGDYHAANVMFSHTGPELVAIVDWEMSTIGDPLLDLGWLVATWQDGGGDVLDHALSRAGGLCTPQDMIDRYAQNTTRDLSNINWYGVLACFKLGIILEGTHARAGAGLAPKEVGDHLHAATLLLFERAQRLMDGAQ, from the coding sequence ATGACCGCGCACGGCCTCGGCGAGGGCCCGCTGGAAAACATCACCGAGATCACCGGCGGCACCCAGAACATCATGCTGCGATTCGAGCGCGCGGGCCGACCGTATGTGTTCCGGCGCGGACCCCAGCATCTGCGGCCCATCAGCAACAAGGTGATCCTGCGGGAAACCAAGGTGCTCGCCGCGCTCGCCGGCACCGACGTCCCGCACCCCCGGCTGATCGCGGTGTGCGAGGACACCGCGGTGCTCGGTGACGCCGTGTTCTACCTGATGGAACCCATCGACGGCTTCAACGCCGGGGCCGAACTGCCCGAACTGCACGCCTCCGATCCGGCCATCCGGTTCCAGATGGGTCTGTCGATGGCCGACTCGCTGGCCAAGCTCGGCGCCGTCGACCACGTCGCGGTGGGCCTGTCCGACTACGGCAAGCCCGACGGCTTCCTGGAACGCCAGGTGCCGCGGTGGCTTTCGGAACTGGAGTCCTACTCGAAGATCGAGAACTATCCGGGCCCCGACATCGGCGACGTCGACGGCGTGGCGCGCTGGCTGCAGGAACGCCTGCCGAAGGACTGGCAACCCGGGATCATGCACGGCGATTATCACGCCGCCAACGTGATGTTCTCGCACACCGGACCCGAGTTGGTCGCGATCGTCGACTGGGAGATGTCGACCATCGGCGATCCGCTGCTGGATCTCGGCTGGCTGGTGGCGACCTGGCAGGACGGCGGCGGCGACGTCCTCGACCACGCCCTGAGCCGGGCCGGCGGGTTGTGCACGCCCCAGGACATGATCGACCGCTACGCGCAGAACACCACGCGGGACCTGAGCAACATCAACTGGTACGGAGTGCTGGCCTGCTTCAAGCTCGGCATCATCTTGGAGGGCACCCATGCGCGCGCCGGGGCCGGCCTGGCCCCCAAGGAGGTCGGAGACCACCTGCACGCCGCGACGCTTCTCCTATTCGAAAGAGCCCAACGATTGATGGACGGTGCACAGTGA
- a CDS encoding alpha/beta fold hydrolase — translation MTVVLVHGNPETPAIWQPLRERLRRDDVIALSPPGFGAPLPDGFPATHEAYRDWLATELVAIDGPVDLVGHDWGGGHVVNVVMHRPELVRSWTTDVIGLFDPDYVWHDMAQIWQTPGAGEDFVAAMLAGDAAERAERNTALGIPADVAAELALGQTPEMGTAILALYRSAAQPVLAEAGRSLPNAAAKPGLAILATEDPFVGSAEMKRRAAARAGARIEVLDGLGHWWMLEDPDRAAEVLTRFWDSLD, via the coding sequence GTGACGGTCGTACTGGTGCACGGCAACCCCGAAACCCCCGCCATTTGGCAACCGCTGCGCGAGCGACTCAGGCGCGACGACGTGATCGCGTTGTCGCCGCCGGGGTTCGGCGCCCCACTGCCCGACGGCTTTCCCGCGACCCACGAGGCCTACCGCGACTGGCTGGCCACCGAGTTGGTCGCGATCGACGGGCCGGTCGATCTGGTGGGCCACGACTGGGGCGGCGGGCACGTCGTCAACGTCGTCATGCACCGGCCGGAGCTGGTCCGCAGCTGGACCACCGACGTCATCGGACTCTTCGACCCCGACTACGTCTGGCACGACATGGCGCAGATCTGGCAGACACCCGGCGCCGGGGAAGACTTCGTCGCGGCCATGCTGGCGGGCGACGCCGCCGAGCGCGCCGAACGCAACACCGCGCTCGGAATCCCCGCCGACGTCGCCGCGGAGTTGGCGCTGGGGCAGACCCCGGAGATGGGTACGGCGATCCTGGCGCTGTACCGGTCGGCGGCCCAGCCGGTGCTGGCCGAGGCGGGTCGGAGCCTCCCGAATGCGGCGGCCAAACCCGGGCTGGCGATCCTGGCGACCGAGGACCCCTTTGTCGGTTCCGCGGAGATGAAGCGCCGCGCCGCCGCACGGGCCGGAGCGCGCATCGAGGTGCTGGACGGACTCGGGCACTGGTGGATGCTCGAAGACCCGGACCGGGCCGCCGAGGTGCTCACGCGGTTCTGGGATTCCCTGGACTGA
- a CDS encoding response regulator transcription factor, whose product MRRADGSPISVLVVDDEPVLAEMVSMALRYEGWTITSAGDGGSAIAAARTARPDVVVLDVMLPDMSGLDVLRRLREANPALPVLLLTAKDAVEDRIAGLTAGGDDYVTKPFSIEEVVLRLRALLRRTGVTTEDSGAQLVVGDLVLDEDSHEVTRGGDPITLTATEFELLRFMMRNSRRVLSKAQILDRVWSYDFGGRSNIVELYISYLRKKIDHGRAPMIHTLRGAGYVLKPAA is encoded by the coding sequence ATGCGGCGAGCCGACGGCAGCCCCATCAGTGTTCTTGTCGTCGACGACGAGCCCGTGCTCGCCGAGATGGTGTCGATGGCGCTGCGCTATGAGGGCTGGACGATCACCAGCGCGGGCGACGGCGGCAGCGCCATCGCCGCGGCCCGCACGGCCCGCCCCGACGTCGTGGTCCTCGACGTGATGTTGCCCGATATGAGCGGCCTTGACGTGCTGCGCCGGCTCCGGGAGGCCAATCCGGCCCTGCCGGTGCTGCTGCTCACCGCCAAGGACGCAGTCGAGGATCGAATCGCGGGTCTGACCGCCGGCGGCGACGACTATGTGACCAAGCCGTTCAGCATCGAAGAGGTGGTGCTGCGACTGCGCGCGCTGCTGCGCCGCACCGGGGTGACCACCGAGGACAGCGGCGCTCAGCTGGTTGTCGGAGACCTGGTGCTCGACGAGGACAGCCACGAGGTGACGCGCGGCGGCGACCCGATCACGCTGACGGCCACGGAATTCGAGCTGCTGCGCTTCATGATGCGCAATTCCCGGCGGGTGCTGTCCAAGGCGCAGATCCTCGACCGGGTGTGGAGCTACGACTTCGGCGGGCGGTCCAACATCGTCGAGCTCTACATCTCCTATCTGCGTAAGAAGATCGACCACGGTCGCGCGCCGATGATCCACACCCTGCGGGGGGCGGGGTATGTCCTCAAGCCGGCCGCCTGA